In Elusimicrobium sp., the genomic stretch TCAAACGGTCGGCCTGTTCCCGGGATAAATCTTTCCCCGAAGAAAAATTTTTCTGCCGCCCCCACAACATAACCACTTCGGTGATGCGTGCATTTTCCACTGCATAAAAATAAGAAGGCAACGCCACTGCGCACAAGATGCCCACAATCAGCACGACCACTAACATTTCTATCAGGGTAAAGCCGCGCTTCATTGTATATCCTTTAGCACGGTGTCGCGCAGATTTTTTATTTCGCTAGCCGTGATTTGAATCCCAAGCGACCAGGCCGTCTCGTGCAAGAGGTTTTCCAAAATATCGGGGAGTTTACTGTCCAATTCCGCGAGTGAAACCGCCCTGTCAAAACGCAAATAGTCTTCCAATACGGTGGCTTGGCGTTTGCCCAATAGCGCCCGCAGGGCACGCAGATTGTTCATTTTCAAACGGAACTGCAGCGGCCCGCCAAAGCACAGGCGGGATAGAAATTTCCGTGAGGTCACCAAGAAAAGTGCCAAATTTTCGGCCAGTTTTTCCATGCGTACGGTGCGTGCCGCATGCCCGTTTACCATTTCTTCCGTGGAAACGATTTGTTTGTTCATGACCAACCCGTAAGAGTTAAACTCCGTCATTTTATATATGCCCCGTTTGTTGGAGATAACGGTGGCTCCGTCCTGCACCGGGATAAGGGGGAATTCCGGGTCTGCCATGATTCCGTAAGGCGCACGCGTGGAAGCATACTTAATCAGTTCCGGCAGGCGCTTATAATCGGTTAGCGGTTCCTCGGGGTATAGAGGGACAATGGATAAGGAACAGATTGATTCCCCTTCTGCCGAAGCCGTATTGGTTTTCAAGTAATTATCAAAATGGCTTTCGGCTTTGTCGCAAAGGATATGACGCAACCGTTCCGATTTTTGGCGGTGGTCTAACAGCCAGGGGAGTCTTTCGGGGTGAACGATGGCTTCGGGGCGGCTGCTTTGCCCGGTGCGTATGTAGGCTCGTTTCAATTTGCCTACCAAGTGGGGGGTGAGGTTGCTTTGGGGGATATTGACCACCACAAACATTCTGTCTCCGCGGGAATTTACGCAAATGTTAATATCCACAAACACTACGGGGTCAATATGGGTTTGGATAATGTCTTCAATACTGTTACGCATTTTTTCGTGGTAGGCAATTCCAACAAACGGCGGGCAGGGCTTATCGTTTTTATCATCTTGAACCCCGATGATAATTGTTCCGCCCAAAGCATTGGCAAAAGAAGCGATGGTTTTGGCAAATTTTTCGTGATTTTTGGGCAATAAGTACTTATAGTCCAACTGTTTCCCTTCGGGAAGTTGCCGTTTGCAGAAGTTTACTACATCTTGGTAGGTCAGGTCGTGAATCGGTTTATCGAAAAACATAATTCCCCCGTTGCGTGCCCACAAGCGTTTAATTTATTATAATATTATTGAAGTTAAACCCAAAACTTTCAAGGACTTTTATAAAAGATGAACTCTCCCATGCATGCCCTTGCCGGCGTAATAACGGAAAAATTCGTGGCTTCCGCTCCCGAAGCCGCGGCTAAAGCCTTGGAAAGTTTGGCTACGCACGAAATTTTACTTTTAATTTCTCCGCTTAAAGCCGCCGTGGTGGTGGCCGCCTTGAACCCAATGAATCCCGCCAAAGCAGCGGCTGTGTTACGGCGCCTTCCCCTCAAGCAAGCCTCCTATGTGCTTGCCCGGTTGGAAGTTCCCCAAGCCGCTCGCCTGATGAAAGAGTTTTCCACTCCGTACCGGGAACGCATTTGCGCCGTGTTGGAGCCTTCCTTTGTGCAGGTTTTGCGCGATGCTTCCGCTTATGCGGCAGACAGCGCCGGTGCGCTGATGCAGACGGATTTTGTGGCCGTCCGGACGGAGGTAAAACTTTCGCAACTGATTGAACGCCTTAAAAATCTTCCGCGCAAAAAACTGCCCTCCTTGTGTTTGGTAACCGATAAGGACGGCGTCCTGAAAGGGGTTATCCGTTCGGCAGAGATTGCTTTTTATTCCGCTTCGTCCGTGGCCGGTTCCGTGATGAGCAAAACCGAAGTGTTACGCCCCGAAGAAAAGGCCGAAACGCTCCGCCAAATTTTTTCCCGTGCCGAGGCCGAGTGTTTGCCCGTGGTAACGGCGCAGGGGGTTGCGGTCGGCATATTGAATAAATCTTCCTTGCCGTCCGTCAGTGAAGTTAAAAAATCTTTTTGGAAAAAGTTGACCGATTAGTTTTGAATCAACCTTATTTTGTCC encodes the following:
- a CDS encoding ATP-binding protein, which encodes MFFDKPIHDLTYQDVVNFCKRQLPEGKQLDYKYLLPKNHEKFAKTIASFANALGGTIIIGVQDDKNDKPCPPFVGIAYHEKMRNSIEDIIQTHIDPVVFVDINICVNSRGDRMFVVVNIPQSNLTPHLVGKLKRAYIRTGQSSRPEAIVHPERLPWLLDHRQKSERLRHILCDKAESHFDNYLKTNTASAEGESICSLSIVPLYPEEPLTDYKRLPELIKYASTRAPYGIMADPEFPLIPVQDGATVISNKRGIYKMTEFNSYGLVMNKQIVSTEEMVNGHAARTVRMEKLAENLALFLVTSRKFLSRLCFGGPLQFRLKMNNLRALRALLGKRQATVLEDYLRFDRAVSLAELDSKLPDILENLLHETAWSLGIQITASEIKNLRDTVLKDIQ
- a CDS encoding CBS domain-containing protein, which encodes MNSPMHALAGVITEKFVASAPEAAAKALESLATHEILLLISPLKAAVVVAALNPMNPAKAAAVLRRLPLKQASYVLARLEVPQAARLMKEFSTPYRERICAVLEPSFVQVLRDASAYAADSAGALMQTDFVAVRTEVKLSQLIERLKNLPRKKLPSLCLVTDKDGVLKGVIRSAEIAFYSASSVAGSVMSKTEVLRPEEKAETLRQIFSRAEAECLPVVTAQGVAVGILNKSSLPSVSEVKKSFWKKLTD